From a single Deltaproteobacteria bacterium genomic region:
- a CDS encoding branched-chain amino acid ABC transporter permease LivH (LivHMGF is the membrane component of the LIV-I/LS branched-chain amino acid transporter): protein MDYFLELFFGGLTRGSIYALIALGYTMVYGIIELINFAHGEIYMIGAFTALIVISVFTFMGMNSVAILIIAALIAVVYSSVYGFTVEKIAYKPLRNAPRLSALISAIGMSLFLQNYVLLAQTSDFLPFPNLIPNFEFMEPYAHTIGSSDLVILITTAVVMVLLTILIKFTRIGKAMRATSQDRVMASLVGVDINTVISMTFIIGSATAAIGGVLIASHVGMINFYIGFIAGIKAFVAAVLGGIGSVPGAVLGSFVLGWTESFATGYVSSDYEDVFAFIFLVLILIFRPAGILGRSERHKV from the coding sequence ATGGATTATTTCCTGGAACTTTTTTTTGGCGGATTGACACGGGGCAGCATCTATGCGCTGATCGCTCTCGGATACACCATGGTGTACGGCATCATCGAGCTTATTAACTTCGCTCATGGTGAGATATATATGATCGGCGCCTTTACCGCCCTGATTGTCATATCGGTTTTTACCTTCATGGGCATGAATTCCGTCGCGATCCTGATCATTGCGGCCCTCATCGCCGTTGTCTATTCCTCGGTTTACGGATTTACCGTTGAAAAAATAGCCTACAAACCGCTTCGAAACGCACCCCGGCTGTCGGCGCTGATCAGCGCGATCGGAATGTCACTGTTTCTTCAAAATTATGTGCTTCTCGCACAGACGTCTGACTTCCTTCCCTTTCCAAACCTGATACCGAACTTCGAATTCATGGAACCCTATGCACACACTATCGGTTCCAGCGATCTTGTTATCCTGATCACGACGGCCGTTGTCATGGTCCTGCTCACGATCCTCATAAAGTTTACCCGGATCGGCAAGGCGATGAGGGCAACATCACAGGACCGGGTCATGGCATCCCTGGTGGGTGTGGATATCAATACGGTGATTTCGATGACCTTTATCATCGGATCGGCGACGGCGGCCATCGGGGGCGTCCTGATCGCATCACACGTGGGAATGATCAATTTTTACATCGGGTTCATCGCCGGCATCAAGGCCTTCGTTGCGGCCGTTCTCGGCGGGATCGGCAGCGTACCGGGCGCAGTGCTGGGAAGCTTCGTCCTCGGCTGGACGGAAAGTTTTGCTACCGGGTATGTATCAAGCGACTACGAAGATGTGTTCGCCTTCATCTTTCTCGTTCTCATCCTGATTTTCAGACCTGCGGGAATCCTGGGAAGATCCGAGCGTCATAAAGTTTAA
- a CDS encoding branched-chain amino acid ABC transporter substrate-binding protein: protein MKTLRNFKVFGFVTLVVLISFIGVSLFTACEKEKPAEVAKKVELEPIKLGVAGAHSGDLASYGLPTVKACELLVNHKNAMNGICGRKIVLLVEDDECKPEKATNTATKLVSQGVDVVVGHICSGATKAALPIYKDAGIVCMSPSATNPPLTQSGDYPNFYRTIASDDAQAKLEVDFALGRLGVKKVAVIHDKGDYGKGLAEFAKGFLEADERAEVVLFEGVTPGAVDYSAVVQKIKNAEADAVIFGGYHPEASKIVMQMRKKRMDIPFISDDGVKDDTFIKVAGEFAEGVYATGPIDTSTNPMAITAIEEHRKVYGEDPGAFFLNAYAAACALLNAVEKTGSTDYDAVSKALQTEFVATPLGILRFDEKGDAIGIGFAMYQVQNGVYVEVE from the coding sequence ATGAAAACGTTGCGGAATTTCAAAGTTTTCGGCTTTGTAACCCTTGTTGTCCTCATATCGTTCATAGGGGTATCTCTTTTCACCGCCTGTGAGAAGGAGAAGCCGGCGGAAGTCGCGAAAAAGGTCGAGCTCGAACCCATCAAGCTCGGTGTTGCCGGAGCTCACAGTGGTGACCTGGCGTCATACGGGCTGCCGACGGTAAAGGCATGTGAACTGCTGGTAAATCACAAGAACGCAATGAACGGCATCTGCGGTAGAAAGATCGTGCTTCTTGTGGAAGATGACGAGTGCAAGCCCGAGAAGGCCACCAATACGGCCACAAAACTCGTTTCACAGGGAGTCGATGTTGTGGTCGGACATATCTGCAGCGGTGCCACGAAAGCGGCCCTTCCCATTTACAAGGATGCCGGTATCGTCTGCATGTCGCCGTCAGCGACCAACCCGCCTCTGACACAGAGCGGGGACTACCCCAATTTCTACCGGACCATTGCTTCCGATGACGCCCAGGCCAAGCTCGAAGTGGATTTCGCTCTGGGCAGACTCGGCGTGAAAAAGGTGGCCGTCATTCATGACAAGGGCGATTACGGCAAAGGGCTTGCCGAGTTCGCCAAGGGATTCCTGGAAGCTGATGAGCGTGCCGAAGTAGTGCTTTTTGAAGGTGTTACACCTGGTGCCGTGGATTACTCGGCGGTGGTTCAGAAGATCAAGAATGCCGAGGCGGACGCGGTCATTTTCGGTGGGTACCATCCGGAAGCCTCAAAGATCGTCATGCAGATGCGTAAGAAACGCATGGACATTCCTTTCATATCCGATGACGGCGTCAAGGACGACACCTTCATCAAGGTCGCCGGGGAATTTGCAGAGGGTGTGTATGCGACGGGACCCATTGATACCTCAACGAACCCCATGGCGATCACCGCAATCGAAGAGCACAGGAAAGTGTACGGAGAAGACCCCGGGGCCTTTTTCCTGAACGCCTATGCCGCTGCCTGCGCACTGCTCAATGCGGTCGAAAAAACAGGTTCAACCGATTACGATGCTGTTTCAAAGGCCCTGCAGACGGAGTTCGTGGCGACACCTCTGGGCATACTGCGCTTTGATGAAAAGGGAGACGCTATCGGCATCGGTTTCGCCATGTATCAGGTTCAGAACGGCGTCTATGTGGAAGTAGAATAA
- a CDS encoding pyridoxal phosphate-dependent aminotransferase, translating to MKLAERVQRIQPSATLAITARANALKAEGKDIIGFGAGEPDFDTPMNIKRAAIDAIHQGFTKYTPVAGTDELREAIAEKFRRDNNLVYRKSQIVVSCGAKHSLANLSQVLFERGDEVIIPAPYWVSYPDIVCLSDAEPVIVKTDETTNFKMTPGQLSESITKRTKALILNSPSNPTGAVYTRDELAALAEIVLEHDMVVISDDIYEHILYDDVPFCTIANISEEMKEKTIVVNGVSKTYAMTGWRIGYAAGPEEIMSQVAKVQSQNTSNPSSIAQKAALEAIRGGQDTVGIMVSEFQKRRDYIVAALNDIEGISCTMPAGAFYVFPTVSGLYGRSFRGTSITNSTELAAWLLDDALVAVVPGAAFGSDAHMRLSYAASMAHIERGMERISDAVNGLE from the coding sequence ATGAAACTGGCGGAACGGGTACAGCGAATTCAACCTTCGGCGACATTAGCGATAACGGCCCGGGCAAATGCTCTAAAGGCCGAGGGGAAGGATATAATCGGCTTCGGTGCGGGGGAACCGGATTTTGACACGCCGATGAACATTAAACGGGCGGCGATCGACGCCATACATCAGGGATTTACGAAATATACCCCCGTTGCGGGTACAGACGAGCTGAGAGAGGCAATAGCGGAAAAATTCAGACGTGACAATAATCTGGTATATCGAAAGTCTCAGATCGTCGTATCCTGTGGAGCAAAACACAGCCTGGCAAACCTGTCCCAGGTGCTTTTCGAAAGAGGCGATGAGGTGATAATACCCGCGCCGTACTGGGTGTCCTATCCCGATATTGTCTGTCTCTCCGATGCCGAACCGGTCATCGTGAAAACAGATGAAACAACGAATTTCAAGATGACGCCCGGACAATTGTCCGAATCGATCACGAAAAGGACAAAGGCCCTGATCCTGAACAGTCCTTCGAACCCGACGGGTGCCGTCTATACCCGTGACGAACTCGCCGCATTGGCGGAAATCGTTTTGGAACACGACATGGTCGTTATTTCCGACGATATCTATGAACACATACTGTATGACGATGTACCCTTTTGCACCATCGCCAACATCAGCGAAGAGATGAAGGAAAAAACGATCGTCGTGAACGGTGTTTCAAAAACCTATGCCATGACGGGATGGCGGATCGGCTATGCCGCCGGTCCTGAAGAGATCATGTCCCAGGTTGCAAAGGTGCAGAGCCAGAACACCTCAAATCCGTCGTCCATCGCTCAGAAAGCCGCCCTCGAGGCCATCCGGGGCGGTCAGGACACCGTCGGGATCATGGTTTCTGAATTTCAGAAGCGCAGGGATTATATCGTTGCCGCATTGAACGACATAGAAGGGATATCCTGCACCATGCCCGCCGGGGCTTTCTATGTATTTCCCACGGTCAGCGGACTGTACGGCCGTTCATTTCGGGGGACCTCCATCACGAACTCAACAGAGCTTGCGGCATGGCTTCTTGATGACGCGCTGGTGGCGGTCGTTCCCGGCGCCGCATTCGGCAGCGACGCTCACATGAGACTTTCCTATGCCGCATCGATGGCCCATATAGAGCGTGGTATGGAGCGGATCAGTGATGCCGTGAACGGGCTAGAATGA
- the coaD gene encoding pantetheine-phosphate adenylyltransferase, whose translation MPKTAVYPGSFDPITNGHLDIIKRGLRIFDKIIIVIGYNPNKTSLFTVEERTELIRQAVSNDPRISIDSYAGLLVDYIKNSEACCILRGLRAMSDFEYEFQLALMNRRLNRNVETVFLMTGSKWFYCNSRIIKEAASLGGSVKGMVPDVVLKQLKKKYPEMKDNN comes from the coding sequence ATGCCCAAGACAGCGGTATATCCCGGCTCATTCGACCCCATTACCAACGGCCACCTGGACATTATTAAGCGCGGATTGAGAATATTCGACAAGATTATTATCGTGATCGGGTACAACCCGAACAAGACCTCGCTCTTTACCGTTGAGGAACGGACCGAACTTATCAGGCAGGCCGTCAGCAATGATCCCCGGATCAGCATCGACAGCTACGCAGGTCTTCTCGTGGATTATATCAAGAATTCCGAGGCCTGCTGCATTCTCAGGGGATTGCGGGCCATGTCGGATTTCGAGTATGAGTTCCAGCTCGCCCTGATGAACCGGAGGCTCAACAGAAATGTAGAGACGGTCTTCCTGATGACGGGATCGAAGTGGTTCTATTGCAACTCAAGAATCATAAAGGAAGCAGCCAGTCTGGGAGGTTCCGTCAAGGGAATGGTTCCCGACGTGGTGCTCAAGCAATTGAAAAAGAAATATCCCGAAATGAAGGACAATAACTGA
- the rsmD gene encoding 16S rRNA (guanine(966)-N(2))-methyltransferase RsmD: MRVVGGAAKGRTLIAPRSGDIRITADRIKESLFDILGAVEGKSFLDLFAGTGNVGIEALSRGADPVLFVEKNRRHCDIVRKNVELCGFTSGCEIVEATVDAGIRRLAKRRVTFDIIFADPPYEQDLVRKTLQYIGEEPLLSENGVFVMEHSTREECAGTEHLVVIERRKYGDTVLSFLTITQRGE, encoded by the coding sequence ATGAGAGTTGTCGGGGGTGCGGCGAAAGGGAGAACGCTTATTGCGCCGCGGAGCGGAGATATCAGAATAACAGCGGATCGGATCAAGGAATCGTTATTTGACATTCTGGGTGCCGTCGAGGGGAAATCGTTCCTTGACCTCTTTGCCGGCACCGGTAACGTGGGGATCGAGGCATTGAGCAGGGGGGCGGATCCGGTCCTCTTCGTTGAAAAGAACCGCCGTCATTGTGACATCGTCAGGAAGAATGTGGAGCTCTGTGGTTTCACGAGCGGCTGTGAGATTGTGGAAGCAACCGTCGACGCGGGCATACGACGCCTTGCAAAAAGACGGGTGACCTTTGATATCATTTTCGCCGATCCCCCCTATGAGCAAGACCTGGTCAGGAAAACACTCCAGTACATCGGCGAAGAGCCGTTGCTGTCAGAAAATGGTGTGTTCGTCATGGAGCACTCCACCCGCGAGGAGTGTGCAGGTACGGAGCACCTGGTTGTTATAGAGCGGAGAAAGTACGGCGACACGGTACTCTCTTTTCTCACTATCACTCAGAGAGGAGAATAA
- a CDS encoding aspartate-semialdehyde dehydrogenase yields MRTYSVAVVGATGLVGNEMIRTLEQRNFPVGELKLLASERSLGKTLEFRGKACHVEVLGEDSFEGVEIGLFSAGGSISEKFAPIAAEAGCVVIDNTSAFRMDPLCPLVVPEVNPEDIAQYTNRGIIANPNCSTIQMVVALKPIHDVARIKRIVVSTYQAVSGTGKEAVEELVRQTRDLLVMKEPTIEVYPHRIAFNCLPHIDIFFDNGYTREELKMVNETKKIMRDPSIAVTATAVRVPVFYGHSEAVNIETERKITADEVREILSRAPGVTVIDNPGERQYPLASDAAGKDDTFVGRIREDESIPNGINMWVVSDNIRKGAALNAVQIAEIIISDYLK; encoded by the coding sequence ATGAGAACATACAGCGTTGCAGTAGTGGGAGCGACCGGACTGGTCGGGAACGAGATGATCCGGACCCTGGAACAGCGGAATTTCCCCGTCGGTGAGTTGAAGCTTCTTGCATCCGAACGCTCGCTGGGGAAGACCCTCGAGTTTCGCGGGAAGGCCTGCCACGTCGAGGTCCTCGGAGAAGATTCATTTGAGGGTGTTGAGATCGGTCTTTTCTCCGCAGGAGGAAGCATCAGTGAAAAGTTCGCGCCCATCGCTGCAGAGGCCGGGTGCGTTGTGATAGACAACACCAGTGCCTTCCGGATGGACCCCCTGTGCCCCCTCGTCGTGCCGGAGGTGAATCCGGAGGACATCGCTCAGTATACGAACAGGGGCATCATCGCCAATCCCAACTGTTCGACCATACAGATGGTGGTGGCCCTGAAGCCGATCCATGACGTGGCCAGGATCAAGCGTATCGTCGTATCGACCTATCAGGCCGTTTCCGGGACGGGGAAGGAGGCGGTCGAGGAACTGGTCCGGCAGACACGGGACCTGCTCGTCATGAAGGAACCGACGATCGAGGTATATCCTCACCGGATCGCCTTCAACTGTCTTCCCCACATAGACATTTTCTTCGACAACGGATATACCCGGGAAGAATTGAAGATGGTGAACGAGACAAAGAAGATCATGCGCGATCCCTCCATTGCGGTCACGGCGACGGCGGTTCGGGTGCCCGTATTTTATGGTCACTCGGAAGCGGTCAACATTGAGACGGAGAGAAAGATAACGGCTGACGAGGTGCGAGAGATCCTTTCCCGGGCTCCGGGGGTCACCGTTATCGACAACCCGGGGGAACGGCAGTACCCGCTCGCGTCCGATGCCGCCGGAAAGGACGATACCTTCGTAGGAAGGATCAGGGAAGATGAATCCATTCCGAATGGTATCAATATGTGGGTTGTTTCCGATAACATCAGGAAGGGAGCCGCCCTGAACGCGGTGCAGATAGCGGAAATTATCATTTCCGATTACCTGAAATAG
- the pssA gene encoding CDP-diacylglycerol--serine O-phosphatidyltransferase codes for MKKGIYILPNLFTTASLFCGFYSVIASVQGNYHSAAIAVIIAFFLDGLDGKIARFTNTSSKFGAEYDSLSDLIAFGVAPALLAYTWALAPFGRYGWLAAFLFVACGALRLARFNIQIGIVDSKLFNGLPIPGAALVVATTVLFYQYLGHQAPLHQPVMLLGMVVLAMLMVSNIKYYSFKDLNIFTRKPFMTFVSIIFLLVIVVLEPQIMFFAVALTYAFSGPLFLVAGMCRRKSLPQGDKEKLERNNT; via the coding sequence ATGAAAAAAGGTATTTATATCCTCCCCAATCTGTTTACGACGGCAAGCCTTTTCTGCGGGTTCTATTCGGTCATCGCATCGGTCCAGGGAAACTACCACAGTGCGGCGATCGCCGTGATCATCGCCTTTTTCCTGGACGGCCTTGACGGAAAAATAGCCCGGTTCACCAATACAAGCAGCAAATTCGGTGCGGAGTATGATTCACTTTCGGACCTCATCGCCTTTGGTGTCGCGCCGGCGCTGCTTGCCTACACTTGGGCCCTCGCCCCCTTCGGGAGATACGGATGGCTCGCGGCGTTCCTCTTCGTCGCGTGCGGGGCGCTCAGGCTTGCCCGTTTCAATATTCAGATCGGTATCGTTGACAGCAAGCTCTTCAACGGATTGCCGATCCCGGGCGCCGCTCTCGTCGTGGCCACCACGGTGCTGTTCTATCAGTATCTCGGGCACCAGGCACCCCTGCATCAACCGGTCATGCTCCTGGGCATGGTTGTTCTCGCCATGCTGATGGTCAGTAATATAAAGTATTACAGCTTCAAGGACCTGAACATATTCACGCGGAAACCATTCATGACCTTTGTGTCGATAATTTTTCTCCTGGTCATTGTCGTTCTTGAACCGCAGATCATGTTCTTTGCCGTGGCGCTGACATACGCCTTTTCCGGCCCCCTCTTTCTCGTAGCAGGTATGTGTCGCAGAAAGTCACTGCCACAGGGGGACAAGGAAAAACTTGAAAGGAACAACACGTAA
- a CDS encoding phosphatidylserine decarboxylase family protein gives MNYKTSPIIIDAFFFFIPLAVMAALLIHYGQSWGALALFVLMFFVLWFFRNPERSTTTDEKTVLSPADGKVIKIEEVREQDLITGDFVKISIFMNVFNVHVNRLPCSGEVTAIHYRKGKFLSANLDKASELNERNSILIKTDEGKDVLTIQIAGIVARRIVCWIGEGMKAARGERFGLIRFGSRLEVFLPAGSKVLVRVGDRVRSGETGIGYLS, from the coding sequence ATGAATTATAAAACGTCACCTATAATCATCGATGCTTTTTTCTTCTTTATTCCGCTGGCCGTCATGGCGGCCCTCCTGATCCACTATGGTCAGAGCTGGGGCGCTCTGGCGCTGTTCGTCCTGATGTTCTTTGTCCTGTGGTTCTTCAGGAATCCCGAGCGGAGCACGACAACCGATGAAAAAACGGTGCTTTCCCCGGCGGATGGAAAGGTTATCAAGATCGAAGAGGTGCGCGAACAGGACCTGATAACCGGAGATTTCGTCAAGATAAGTATTTTCATGAATGTGTTCAACGTACACGTCAACAGGCTGCCCTGTTCGGGAGAGGTGACCGCCATACATTACAGGAAAGGAAAGTTTCTGTCGGCGAACCTCGACAAGGCCTCCGAGTTGAACGAGAGGAATTCGATCCTGATCAAGACCGATGAGGGCAAAGATGTCCTGACCATCCAGATCGCGGGTATTGTGGCCCGAAGGATCGTCTGCTGGATAGGGGAGGGGATGAAAGCAGCCAGAGGGGAACGATTCGGACTTATCCGGTTCGGTTCGCGGCTGGAGGTCTTTCTTCCCGCAGGTTCCAAAGTTCTTGTCCGTGTTGGGGACAGAGTGCGGTCCGGCGAGACCGGGATTGGATATTTATCATGA
- a CDS encoding DUF465 domain-containing protein, with translation MEKGDEQLIARYIGEDEELRKYVEEHREFEKALEDLNRKVYLTPGEEVERKTLQKKKLIGKERIFEILSKYRNF, from the coding sequence ATGGAAAAGGGTGATGAGCAACTGATCGCTCGATATATCGGAGAGGACGAGGAACTGCGGAAATACGTCGAGGAGCACAGGGAATTCGAAAAAGCGCTTGAAGATTTGAACAGGAAGGTATATCTAACGCCCGGAGAAGAGGTGGAAAGAAAAACGCTTCAGAAGAAGAAACTGATCGGCAAGGAAAGAATATTCGAGATCCTTTCAAAGTACCGGAATTTTTGA
- the tsaB gene encoding tRNA (adenosine(37)-N6)-threonylcarbamoyltransferase complex dimerization subunit type 1 TsaB, protein MLTLAFDTSSDTLAVALLRDETVTAELVLAMGRHHGETLIPSIELLLTSVNLTFDDVELMVLTIGPGSFTGLRIGVSTAKGFIMARDIPAVCVSTFEALAWNVPASRQDLCTMIDARQGKVYAAVYGCDERDARELHMPGKIDTPAGILADMKETTLFIGSGARTYADLIVETLGKKARILPPCYDHPRAGSIGLIGLKKFREGDTVDALKMVPDYLRVSYAG, encoded by the coding sequence GTGCTAACGCTCGCCTTTGACACATCGTCGGACACCCTCGCCGTTGCTCTGCTGCGGGATGAAACCGTCACGGCGGAACTTGTTCTGGCAATGGGAAGACATCATGGCGAAACACTCATTCCCAGCATAGAACTGCTCTTGACCTCCGTCAACCTTACCTTTGATGATGTGGAACTCATGGTGCTGACGATCGGCCCCGGTTCGTTCACGGGTCTGCGGATCGGCGTCAGTACCGCCAAGGGATTCATCATGGCGAGAGACATCCCCGCCGTCTGTGTTTCGACCTTTGAGGCTCTTGCCTGGAATGTCCCCGCGTCGAGGCAGGACCTCTGTACCATGATCGATGCCCGGCAGGGCAAGGTCTATGCCGCGGTATACGGATGTGACGAAAGAGACGCGCGGGAGCTGCACATGCCAGGAAAAATCGATACGCCGGCCGGTATACTCGCTGACATGAAGGAGACGACCCTCTTCATCGGAAGCGGCGCCCGGACGTACGCGGACCTTATTGTGGAAACACTCGGTAAGAAGGCCCGGATCCTGCCGCCCTGTTATGACCATCCGAGGGCGGGAAGCATCGGTCTTATAGGATTGAAAAAGTTTCGTGAAGGTGATACCGTTGACGCTCTGAAAATGGTGCCGGATTACCTGCGGGTATCCTATGCCGGATGA
- the rseP gene encoding RIP metalloprotease RseP, with protein sequence MLGINIVSVIIVLGILIFVHELGHFLVAKLFGVGVMKFSLGFGPKIVGRKFGETEYVLSAVPLGGYVRLLGEAGTDDIAPEDEKRSFLKQPVSKKIGIVIAGPLFNFLFAILVFALIFSVGVSVLTSRVGEVLEESAALEAGLEKDDVIIAVDGERISYWSQLSDRIHESGGRTLILTVERQGRTLQIAVQPRLVAGPNIFGEAVDSYQIGIGASDETVIERRNPLSALVAGVGQTWSWTKLICVGVVKIIEGVISPRELGGPILIAQMAGTQAKRGILPFMYFMAVISINLGVLNLLPIPVLDGGHLLFYCIELVTGREVNVRWREIAQQVGFFILILLMLFVFYNDIVRIFGD encoded by the coding sequence GTGCTCGGCATCAATATAGTTTCGGTCATTATAGTCCTTGGAATCCTGATATTCGTTCATGAACTGGGTCATTTCCTGGTGGCCAAGCTGTTCGGTGTCGGGGTTATGAAGTTTTCACTGGGCTTCGGCCCGAAGATCGTCGGCCGGAAATTTGGAGAAACGGAATATGTCCTGTCGGCGGTTCCCCTGGGAGGGTATGTGCGCCTTCTCGGTGAGGCCGGGACGGACGACATCGCTCCGGAGGATGAAAAACGGTCCTTTCTGAAACAGCCCGTGTCAAAAAAGATCGGAATCGTCATTGCCGGTCCTCTGTTCAATTTTCTCTTCGCCATTCTGGTATTCGCTCTCATCTTCAGTGTCGGTGTGTCCGTCCTGACATCGCGTGTCGGCGAGGTCCTGGAGGAATCAGCGGCATTGGAAGCGGGACTGGAGAAGGATGATGTCATTATCGCCGTCGACGGTGAGCGGATTTCATACTGGTCCCAGCTTTCCGACCGGATCCATGAAAGCGGGGGGCGGACCCTGATCCTTACCGTTGAACGGCAGGGACGAACACTGCAGATAGCCGTCCAGCCGAGGCTTGTCGCCGGTCCGAACATCTTCGGTGAAGCAGTGGATTCCTACCAGATCGGTATCGGCGCCTCCGACGAGACGGTGATCGAACGCAGGAACCCCCTGTCGGCGCTGGTCGCCGGCGTCGGTCAGACCTGGTCCTGGACGAAACTGATCTGTGTCGGTGTCGTTAAAATAATTGAAGGGGTCATTTCCCCCCGGGAACTGGGGGGGCCGATCCTGATCGCACAGATGGCCGGAACCCAGGCAAAGCGAGGCATCCTGCCGTTCATGTACTTCATGGCCGTCATCAGCATCAACCTGGGCGTGTTGAACCTGCTTCCGATACCGGTCCTTGACGGTGGCCACCTCCTTTTCTATTGCATCGAACTGGTCACGGGCAGGGAGGTCAACGTGAGATGGAGAGAGATCGCCCAGCAGGTGGGGTTTTTCATACTGATACTGCTGATGCTCTTCGTTTTCTATAATGATATCGTCAGGATCTTCGGTGATTAG